The following DNA comes from Thermodesulfobacteriota bacterium.
CGAATATAATCTGGTTATGATTGACAATGGAACCAAAGCAATAGAACTGCTCGGCAAGGAAATCCCCCGGCTTATATTTCTGGATATTAAAATGCCTGCTCCAAACGGACTGGAGGTTCTAAAAAACATCCGCAAAAAAGCCATTTCTGCAAAGGTAGTCATCGTCACCGCTCTTGTTCAAGATAGCTTTTTTGAAACAGCCAACCGATATGGAATTTACCGCTACCTGAACAAACCGCTTGATGTGGATGAGGTGGAAGATATCGCCCGCAGGGTGCTTCATTAATCTATTTTAAAAACCGAACATAAGGGCAATATCAAATGAATACTTATTTTGCACCTGCCGAAAGAACGGCCGAAAAGGAACTCGCTGTTGAAATTGATTTTGTGAGCAAGAGCCCGGTTGTGTCCGCCCTGCTCCAATCAATCAGTGGCCTGCTGGCCGTACTGGACGACCATCGGCAAATTGTAGCTCTTAATGATTCATTTATACAGATGCTGGGCATCGAGGACCCATCGCAGGCTTTGGGGTTACGGCCGGGTGAGGCGTTACAATGCGTCCACGCCGACGAAGAACCAGGCGGATGCGGCACCACCAAGTTTTGTTCTACTTGTGGTGCCGCCATCGCAATCGTGTCAAGCCTGGGACATGATAAACCTGTTGAAAGAATCTGCGCCCTGTCAGCCAAGAGAGGTGGCAAGACAGTAGATATAGCCCTGCTGGTCAGATCTCACCCAATTACGATTAATAAGAAAAGGTTTCTTTTATTATTTCTTCAGGATATTACGCGACAACAACAAAAAGCGGCACTGGAAAGAACCTTTTTCCATGACATAAACAACATGCTATCCCTGATAGTCGGAACAAGTGAAATGCTTGTAGAAGACCATCCCTCAGAACTAGCAAAAACCATTCATCAGGCTTCTTTGCGTCTACTCAAAGAAGTTGATATTCAACAATGTTTGTCGGAAAACGAATCCTGTAGTTATCAGCCGATATGGAATGAGTTTACCACTGAACAGATTCTTAAAGAGCTTCAATTTTTTTTCGCCCGTCATCCCGTTGCGCATGGAAAACATATTGATATTTCTAAAAGTTATCCAGTTGTCTCAATCAAAACAGATCTATCTTTGCTATTGCGCGTGCTGTGCAACATGATCGTAAATGCCCTGGAAGCCACCGCTAAAAAGGGGGTCGTTAAGGTTTGGCTTGAGCATGAAGACCATTTTCTTTCTTTTTTTGTGTGGAACTCAAAGAAAATACCTCAAAAAATAACCAACAGAATTTTTCAGCGCAATTTTA
Coding sequences within:
- a CDS encoding response regulator; amino-acid sequence: MKNSKESIFVVDDDQGILDSFDVMLGDEYNLVMIDNGTKAIELLGKEIPRLIFLDIKMPAPNGLEVLKNIRKKAISAKVVIVTALVQDSFFETANRYGIYRYLNKPLDVDEVEDIARRVLH
- a CDS encoding PAS domain-containing sensor histidine kinase, with the translated sequence MNTYFAPAERTAEKELAVEIDFVSKSPVVSALLQSISGLLAVLDDHRQIVALNDSFIQMLGIEDPSQALGLRPGEALQCVHADEEPGGCGTTKFCSTCGAAIAIVSSLGHDKPVERICALSAKRGGKTVDIALLVRSHPITINKKRFLLLFLQDITRQQQKAALERTFFHDINNMLSLIVGTSEMLVEDHPSELAKTIHQASLRLLKEVDIQQCLSENESCSYQPIWNEFTTEQILKELQFFFARHPVAHGKHIDISKSYPVVSIKTDLSLLLRVLCNMIVNALEATAKKGVVKVWLEHEDHFLSFFVWNSKKIPQKITNRIFQRNFSSKEQAGRGIGTYSMKLFGEKILGGKVSFTTSQEQGTVFKFSLPL